The Dietzia sp. ANT_WB102 region ACGGGCGGTACCACCGGCAAGCCGAAGGGCGTGATGTGGCGCCAGGAAGACCTGTGGCGCAGCCTGGGTGGTGGCAGCGACTACTACACCGGGGAGCCGGTCCCCGACGAGTACCACCAGTCCCGTGCCGGCCTGGGCGGGGAACCCGCGCGCTACCTCGTGCTGCTCCCGCTCATCCACACTTCCGGGCTCATGCCCTCGTTCACCGCGCTGTTCTCCGGGGGCACGTGCCACTACCTGCCGCACTTCCGGGCGGACGACGTGCTGGAGGAGATCGAGAGCGAGAAGATCCAGATCGTCGTCCTCGCCGGCGACGCCATGGTGCGGCCGATGCTCGAACGGATGCGCGGCACCGGTACCGACACCTCGACCGTGTTCATGGTCAGCTCCGGCGCGGCCCTGTTCTCGCCGTCGGTCAAGGCCGAACTCCTCGAGCTGCGCCCCGATCTCATGATCATGGACGCGTTCGGGTCCTCCGAGAGCGGCTTCGGCGGGTTGGGAGTGGTGACCAGGGCCAACGTCGACGACGGATCGCTGTTCGCCGACCACGGCCCCCGCATCCCCCGGGGCAGCGGCCTGCAGCTGGTGGACGACTTCGACGAACCGCTACCCGACGACTCCACCGAGATCGGATGGATCGTCAAGGCCGGCTACCAGCCCAGTGGCTACTACAAGGACGCCGCCAAGTCGGCCGAGACGTTCCGCGAGATCGCCGGGACCCGGCGGGTCTTCACCGGTGACCGTGGAAGGTACGACGGCCCAGACACGATCATCATGCTCGGCCGGGGAAGCCAGGTGATCAACTCCGGTGGCGAGAAGATATTCGCCGAGGAGGTCGAGTCGGCGCTCAAGGCCGCCGAGGGCGTGCAGGACGCCGTGGCG contains the following coding sequences:
- a CDS encoding AMP-binding protein is translated as MAHNLADLLEHAVDAYGSDRLAVVEDERRLTYADLEAEANRWADALASRGVGPGDHVAVHLRNGVDCIALFFGILKLRAVAISINYRYTGSELRYLYDYSDSCALVFHREFTPAVAGAVGDPERLRHRIVVEDGSEAGELPPGTLDARELLAAASPDRAPVERSADDLFLVFTGGTTGKPKGVMWRQEDLWRSLGGGSDYYTGEPVPDEYHQSRAGLGGEPARYLVLLPLIHTSGLMPSFTALFSGGTCHYLPHFRADDVLEEIESEKIQIVVLAGDAMVRPMLERMRGTGTDTSTVFMVSSGAALFSPSVKAELLELRPDLMIMDAFGSSESGFGGLGVVTRANVDDGSLFADHGPRIPRGSGLQLVDDFDEPLPDDSTEIGWIVKAGYQPSGYYKDAAKSAETFREIAGTRRVFTGDRGRYDGPDTIIMLGRGSQVINSGGEKIFAEEVESALKAAEGVQDAVALGVPDERFVHRVGAVLQWDDGHTGDFAALEEALRTTLAGFKIPVAFWVVDKVERHPSSKTDYGWAKRTLADREPDHDRRQ